AAGAATATCTGTTACTTACAAAGAATCAATGATGAACATGGACGGATTAGCCACAGAAATTAGAGGTATGAACtgatttggttcgattttggtAAGATTTGCTTGCCATGATAGGCAAGCAACTAAGTAAGATCATAGACGAGTGGCCAGTGGTGAGGAGAGGTAAATAAGGTAAGAGAATCCATGGTGGATTCCGTTTTGGGGCCGGATTTAGGGGGGTTTGATAGGAACGGTGGCTAGGGTTCATGAGAGATGAGAGACGAGGGAATTACAGGGCGGCGAGGTGGTAtagaatgattagggttaggggtttaGATTGGTTTAAAGGGGAGGGTGTAACGTGGACCGTTGATCTTAAAGATCAACGGTCATGATTTAAAGGGGTCATGGGTCGGGTGTTTAAATAGGtatggggattgggctaatggGTCTTGGGCCAGGGGTATTGGGCTGGTGTAAGGGTGTTGGGTTAAATCCGAAAATAGGGGATTTTAGGGCTAGATTGTAAATACCCActatttaacaaataaataattcataaaataattaataaataaataaaatatcatttgtgcatgaaaataattaaacataattacttaacattataaaaatataaaaaatcatTTTTGTGTATGAATAATGTTATTATATacgcatatgggctattattgcaaaatatgcaattttgccctaaaaatgcaaatgtaattatgataaatgcactgaaaatatttaaaacctcatattggtataaatgataagtttagatgattaaatcatcataaaaataatttttagggtaattattggatatttatataataaaaatacagaaataaattgatttaaagtctttaaaaattatgaaaaattatgaaaaatacttgtgtatgcttgtaaatcaaattaTGACGCATATGCTCtattttgaaggtatatatatatttggaaaatatgaggagaaaattgggtatcaacagctgcccctctttccctaggaaggatgaaagagttgtcgggtaaagaaatgatgactgATTTTGACCGAACGGggtgattttgaaaaatataggtCGGGCCCTAGTTTCTGAGCTACCTACATATCGCTGGTTTTAcaggaatcaggccatgtgtagttctggatccaacagtGGAATAAATCGATGAAGTTATTGTAAGAACGGACAAGATATTCTGGATAGGACGATATCGAGATTGTAAACGGATGTATCTGGGAATGGTTATGGATATTTGAATGGTTATCAGATGGAAATGGGTAACATACGATtgttggttacgtttgaaataattgttGGACATGAACGTTGAAaggaaaccggagcgaagattgctctaGTTAAGAGAACGGTTACTTATTGGATCACCAGCAAACTCAAAATACGATGCATACAAATACATATAGATTATTACATAAATTTAAGCATGATGCAAATTTTCTCTGGACTATGGAGatcgtctttggacggtgaggatgatgtccttagaccgtgATGTCCCAGGCCATGAATTGTGAGATAGGGGATTCATatgccatgaaatgatgtcctcgggctatgaagatggtgcctccgaactatgatgcctttgaataatgatgtgcaatattgagagatcctcaggccatggcatggtgtcttccggctatgaggatgatgccttcggactatgacgcctttggaaaATTTGGCTAtgcttcagcccatgagatgcaaagacatgatgcttgAGATTAAACAAGAtagagcttagtcttgtgtagaACCGGGGGCAGATCTTAGCCCCGAGAGAAGAGAATAATGCAAGGTTTTGAACAGCGCAGCATTTGTGGTTATGCAAGGAGATATGatgcttagtcttgtgcaagattggagacaatgcttagtcttgtgcaagGTTGGAGACAATGCATAGTCTCATgcaggattggagacaatgcttagtctcgtgcattgggaaggcagagcttagctttatgcaattgaggaagcaaggcttagcctcatgcaaaatggagagagtgcttagtctcgtgcaataggaaaggcagagcttagccttatgcaattaaggagccaggtcttagcctcatgcaagatggagacaatgcttagtctcgtgcaataggaaaggaagagcttagccttgtgcaattgaggaggcagggcttggcctcatgcaagatgggagataatgcttagtctcatgtaataggaaaggcagagcttagccttgtgcaattaagaaGGCagagcttaacctcatgcaaaatggagacaatgcttagtctcatgcaataggaaaggtagagcttagccttgtgcaattgatgaggcagggcttagcctcatgcaagatgggagacaatgcttagtctcatgcaataggaaaggtagagcttagccttgtgcaattaaggaggcagagttTAGCCTcgtgcaaaatggagacaatgcttagtctcatacaatgaatagataataagtgatagtcgagtatttcttagctggagatatGTTTGCGTTCGGTAGCTTTgtgttatgaagatagtgattctaAGGTGCGCACGTACTCGCGGCTATTCCTTGTTCCTGTATccaaaggaaaattgtgagttttacggGGTGGTAGGTTTGTGACTCTGTCTGCTTGCTTTGCTTTGCTCTGCATTGAAATCCTGctcgagttaccatgggtagcatctggctaaaaATAAAGCTTTCCAAAAAATATGTGTGCATAGTTATTTAAAACATagtaatattaaataaattagatgaaccagtAACTGTGACATTATCAGAGACATTGTGACCTTCttgccatagaattttgagggtgCTCCTCAAAATTCTTCCCCAGTTATTTAGACGATTTTCTGGATATTCCGCACACGGTGCCGTTGGCTGAGTTTGCcccggaattttgagggtcctcctcaaaattctgccccagtttctgattgtggggaaaatgagaattttattgaattatgaccgaacccacagggctgcctacgtatcccctctttaACGGGAATCAGGCcaagcgtagttcaattacatcagatgaagaaatacaaacattctaaacataatatcttttgactgcgtctaaattgataggctttggccaaacctctctgtccatttctgcgagtatgagtgctcctcctgttagtactcagtgaaccatgtagggcccttgccaactGCCCCGATGTGAATTGCCTTGGTCTGACTTTTTTGTtaaaagctcttgccattctgttctggtagagttgactgtGACATACTGCATTCATTCTCTTTCCATTAATGAGGGCCAGTTGTTCATAGCTTCTTTGTACCCATTATGCATCGCTGAGCTCatcttcttgtatgattcttaaggaaggGATCTCTACTTCGGTAGGAATAATcgcttcagtaccataaaccaataagtagggagttgccccagttgatgtgcgaactgtAGTACGATACCTGAGCAGAGCAAATggcagcttctcgtgccattgtttgtaattatctaccattttcctcagtatcttcttgatgttcttgttggaggCTTCTACAGCTTTGTTCATTTGCGATTTGTATGCCGTGGAGTtcctatgcttgatcttgaacgtttcacacatggctttcatcaaatCGCTATTTAAATTGGCGGCGTTGTGAGTAATGATTGACTGAATCACTATCctcatgttgcgttgtctcattacatgtcatagtcgtaggttcatcgggataggtaataataatgttgaaaagaaaaatgtaaaaataataataaatatgaaaagcagtaatgcattaaAAAAATCTTAAAAACGTCAACAAGTGCGTCTTGAtggctcgagcaattatttcaaaacagaatactgaaaaatgtctcaaatgctcaaaactactttttaaaagtaatttatgctaatttgccaggctacctaggaactcgacgggcccgggatggtgcagcggtccagttcttgagaagatgccagtatgcacgaaccaataattgggaatgggaataatcaaaagaaagaaaaagcaaaaggtaaccaagtcagtaaagagtattaaaaggatattaacgatatttaaacacgtattgcgGAATTCACATTCTAATTTGGGAACCTcatcgtgcccgaggtaggcctagagACATATAGCTTTTGATAAAACTCA
This sequence is a window from Nicotiana tomentosiformis chromosome 5, ASM39032v3, whole genome shotgun sequence. Protein-coding genes within it:
- the LOC104097209 gene encoding uncharacterized protein; amino-acid sequence: MRIVIQSIITHNAANLNSDLMKAMCETFKIKHRNSTAYKSQMNKAVEASNKNIKKILRKMVDNYKQWHEKLPFALLRYRTTVRTSTGATPYLLVYGTEAIIPTEVEIPSLRIIQEDELSDA